The window AATGATAGGCTCTCATTGCCAACCATATCCGGGCTGGCAATCAATCCAGCCTCATGGCTGGCAAAACGATATCTTGAAACCAAAGACTGGGAACCATGCCGGAAGGAGGCTATGGAAAACAATCTCATGAAGATTGAGAAAAATGCCTCCGCAGCAAGATATCTTGCATATACGATGAAGCTTCTCCGCTCTCTTGATGACAGAGAGCTTCAATTGCTTGCTTCTCTGAATGCAGATACACAGCGTGCAATGATGTGGCTTGCTTTCTGCAGGACGTATCCGTTGATAGGGAAGTTTGCAGACACTGT of the Sphaerochaeta sp. genome contains:
- a CDS encoding DUF1819 family protein is translated as MNDRLSLPTISGLAINPASWLAKRYLETKDWEPCRKEAMENNLMKIEKNASAARYLAYTMKLLRSLDDRELQLLASLNADTQRAMMWLAFCRTYPLIGKFADTVINQKYIQHDFHLSPGEWNEFLSRESCEHQEIENIGKASRLKAKSVLFGNLKSLGYLSSSNELKEAMLANEAVVAIGSDIRFFPCIAGGSR